In one window of Candidatus Abyssobacteria bacterium SURF_5 DNA:
- a CDS encoding hydroxylamine reductase produces MFCYQCEQTAKGEGCTKVGVCGKQPEVANLQDLLIHALKGLSLYAVEGRKAGVVDQEVNAFTAQALFSTLTNVDFDPQRFVGMIRRAVELRERLKGKVKAAGGKVAFKEVAADFRPESTLEGMVKQGEAVGPKAHPAVAPDIVSLQHILLFGVKGVAAYADHARILGQEDDAVYAFIHEALAALLRTDLSANDLVGMALKCGGINLRTMELLDAANTGAYGHPVPTKVPLGAKKGKAILISGHDLKDLEELLKQTEGKGINIYTHGEMLPTHAYPALKKYAHFYGHYGTAWQNQQREFADFPGAILMTTNCLQKPRDTYKDNIFTTGLVGWPGVAHVTDHNFAPVIKKALELPGFQADVNGKAVMVGFARNAVLGVADKVIEAVKGKAIRHFFLVAGCDGAKPGRNYYTEFVEKVPKDCVVLTLACGKFRFFDKDLGDIGGIPRLLDVGQCNDAYSAIQIAVALAKAFNVGVNDLPLSMVLSWYEQKAVAILLTLLHLGIKGIRLGPSLPAFITPNVLNVLVENFDIKPIATPDQDLKAILG; encoded by the coding sequence ATGTTCTGCTACCAGTGCGAACAGACAGCCAAAGGTGAAGGCTGCACGAAGGTGGGCGTCTGCGGGAAGCAACCCGAAGTAGCCAATCTGCAAGACCTTTTGATCCACGCGCTCAAAGGGTTGTCCCTTTATGCGGTGGAAGGCCGCAAAGCCGGCGTTGTTGACCAAGAGGTAAATGCATTTACCGCTCAGGCTCTCTTTTCGACCCTGACAAACGTGGACTTCGATCCTCAGCGGTTCGTCGGGATGATCCGGCGGGCAGTGGAGCTGAGGGAGAGGCTGAAGGGAAAGGTAAAGGCGGCTGGCGGCAAAGTGGCCTTCAAAGAGGTTGCCGCCGATTTCCGTCCGGAATCGACTCTGGAAGGCATGGTCAAACAGGGCGAGGCGGTCGGTCCGAAAGCACATCCCGCCGTAGCGCCGGATATCGTTTCGCTTCAGCATATTCTGCTATTTGGCGTAAAAGGCGTTGCGGCCTATGCGGACCATGCGCGCATCCTGGGGCAAGAGGACGACGCCGTATATGCGTTCATTCATGAGGCGCTCGCCGCGCTTTTGCGGACGGATTTGAGCGCGAACGATCTGGTGGGAATGGCGCTAAAATGCGGCGGGATAAATCTGAGGACAATGGAACTTCTTGACGCTGCGAATACCGGCGCATATGGCCATCCCGTGCCGACGAAGGTGCCGCTCGGCGCGAAGAAGGGAAAGGCTATTCTGATATCCGGGCACGACCTGAAAGACCTCGAGGAGTTGCTCAAGCAGACCGAGGGTAAGGGCATCAACATATATACCCACGGAGAGATGCTGCCGACACATGCGTATCCGGCTCTGAAGAAATACGCTCATTTTTACGGGCATTACGGCACGGCGTGGCAGAACCAGCAGCGAGAGTTTGCCGATTTTCCGGGTGCTATCCTGATGACGACTAACTGCCTGCAGAAGCCCCGCGACACGTATAAAGACAACATCTTTACGACCGGATTGGTGGGCTGGCCGGGAGTCGCTCACGTGACAGATCACAATTTCGCGCCGGTGATCAAGAAAGCGCTCGAGCTGCCCGGGTTCCAGGCCGATGTTAACGGCAAAGCGGTCATGGTCGGTTTTGCCCGGAACGCGGTGCTTGGCGTCGCCGATAAGGTGATCGAGGCGGTCAAAGGGAAAGCCATCCGTCATTTCTTCCTGGTAGCCGGCTGCGACGGGGCGAAACCGGGGCGCAATTACTACACGGAATTCGTTGAGAAGGTGCCGAAGGATTGTGTGGTCCTGACGCTGGCATGCGGCAAGTTCCGCTTCTTCGATAAAGACCTCGGCGATATCGGCGGCATTCCGCGCCTGCTCGATGTCGGGCAATGCAACGACGCATACTCCGCGATCCAAATCGCAGTCGCGCTTGCGAAAGCGTTCAATGTCGGGGTCAATGATCTGCCGCTTTCGATGGTGCTGTCATGGTACGAGCAGAAGGCGGTAGCCATTCTGCTGACGCTTTTGCACCTCGGCATCAAGGGCATTCGGCTTGGTCCGAGCCTGCCGGCGTTCATCACGCCGAACGTGCTCAACGTGCTGGTCGAGAACTTCGACATCAAGCCGATCGCCACGCCGGACCAGGATCTGAAAGCGATCCTTGGCTGA